One Luteibacter sp. 9135 DNA segment encodes these proteins:
- a CDS encoding DNA internalization-related competence protein ComEC/Rec2 — MSFEWTPRLQADSYRLAALSRYPRFSLVTLAIAALLGCTLVQAAPWLPSSSLCLAVVMVLLVVLMRVRNDVARHAVTVAIFAAWAALHGARGVIERLPRESEGEDVTLVGRVVDLPRRVDADTSFIFVPDDVDDDAVLLRGRVRLTWYRSASPPRSCERWRLRVRLRRPRGSINPGGSDAERVALQRGIVATGYVRPSRDNLKISGGACVDGWRSAMADALDRQLGARRARVIKALSVGDTRGLDAADCDIARATGVSHLIAISGFHVGVAASGGVLLVRLIYAGFPWLALRLPRPVVQSIAGLLVATGYGLLAGMGLPTVRTLLMIAVMAAAHCLRRGVHGVTMLALALVAVLVASPLSVLSAGFWLSFAGVGFLMACVAPRAEGWRGWLGELLRAQAAMSLLLLPMSLWWFGSASLAGFVANLVAAPLVSFLVVPLCLAGSALLPWPVLATPLLAAASGLLDVLWRGLALVAAWPAARLGVAEAGLVPVVLATFGAAWLFLPRGVPLRGYGSLLCLPLLMPPKAVPTHGAFHAWVLDVGQGLAVLVRTRSHTLVYDTGPAYAGGRDAGAGVVLPSITALGLGPVDMLVVSHGDRDHAGGASSIAARYPQALRLSGEPSRLAFPAQRCTAQTSWSWDGVVFRFIDVPRERSGKTPGNDRSCVLSIEGAGGRFLLTGDISERAERRVDEDAWLSELPTVSTVAHHGSRHSSGAGWLAAVEPVLAVASAGYRNRFGHPHPTVVRRFEAAGARMLVTAGSGAVRIDFPLRGGPRVAREWRLGERRYWRE; from the coding sequence ATGTCTTTCGAATGGACGCCTAGGCTGCAGGCTGACTCGTATCGACTGGCCGCCTTGTCTCGGTATCCCCGTTTTTCCCTGGTTACCCTGGCCATAGCCGCGCTGCTCGGCTGCACGCTGGTACAAGCCGCACCGTGGCTGCCGTCATCGTCGCTGTGTCTCGCCGTCGTCATGGTGCTGCTCGTGGTGCTCATGCGCGTGCGAAACGATGTCGCTCGGCATGCCGTCACCGTGGCGATATTTGCCGCATGGGCCGCGCTGCACGGAGCGCGTGGTGTCATCGAGCGGTTGCCGCGCGAGAGCGAAGGGGAGGACGTCACCCTGGTGGGCCGCGTCGTCGATCTGCCCCGGCGCGTCGATGCCGACACGAGTTTTATCTTCGTGCCGGACGATGTCGATGACGACGCTGTCCTGCTGCGGGGCCGGGTGCGGCTGACGTGGTACCGGTCGGCATCCCCGCCGCGATCGTGCGAGCGCTGGCGGTTGCGGGTTCGCCTGCGCCGTCCTCGCGGGTCCATCAACCCTGGCGGCAGCGACGCCGAGCGTGTGGCCTTACAACGGGGCATCGTGGCGACCGGCTACGTCCGTCCATCGCGGGACAACCTCAAGATATCCGGCGGCGCATGCGTCGATGGATGGCGTTCCGCCATGGCCGACGCGCTGGACCGTCAACTGGGGGCGCGCCGCGCCCGCGTGATCAAGGCCTTGTCCGTGGGCGACACGCGTGGGCTCGATGCCGCCGACTGTGACATCGCACGCGCCACGGGCGTGTCCCACCTCATCGCGATCTCGGGGTTCCATGTGGGCGTTGCGGCCAGTGGTGGCGTGCTGCTCGTGCGCCTGATCTACGCCGGGTTCCCCTGGCTGGCGCTACGGCTTCCCCGGCCGGTGGTCCAGTCCATCGCCGGCCTGCTTGTCGCCACGGGCTATGGCCTGCTGGCGGGCATGGGCCTGCCGACGGTGCGCACCCTGCTGATGATTGCCGTCATGGCCGCTGCCCATTGCCTGCGTCGTGGCGTCCACGGCGTGACCATGCTCGCCCTTGCCCTGGTCGCCGTGCTGGTCGCGTCGCCGCTTTCGGTGCTCTCCGCAGGCTTCTGGCTGTCCTTCGCCGGCGTCGGTTTCCTGATGGCATGCGTCGCGCCGCGCGCCGAGGGCTGGCGCGGCTGGCTCGGCGAGCTGCTGCGCGCACAGGCGGCCATGAGTCTCCTTCTCCTGCCGATGTCCCTGTGGTGGTTCGGCAGTGCCTCGCTTGCCGGTTTCGTCGCGAACCTGGTGGCGGCGCCGCTGGTGAGCTTCCTTGTGGTGCCGCTGTGCCTGGCCGGCAGTGCGCTGCTGCCATGGCCGGTACTTGCCACGCCCTTGCTGGCGGCTGCAAGCGGACTGCTCGACGTCTTGTGGCGGGGACTTGCCCTGGTCGCGGCGTGGCCGGCCGCGCGACTGGGCGTGGCGGAAGCGGGTCTGGTTCCCGTCGTGCTCGCCACCTTCGGTGCGGCCTGGCTTTTCCTGCCGCGCGGCGTGCCACTGCGTGGCTATGGAAGTCTGCTCTGCCTGCCGCTGCTGATGCCGCCGAAGGCAGTCCCGACGCACGGTGCCTTTCACGCCTGGGTACTGGACGTGGGGCAGGGCCTGGCGGTGCTGGTGCGCACGCGCTCGCACACGCTGGTGTACGACACCGGACCGGCGTATGCGGGCGGCCGCGACGCTGGCGCGGGCGTCGTGTTGCCGTCCATCACGGCACTGGGGCTGGGCCCCGTGGATATGCTGGTCGTCAGCCACGGCGACCGTGACCATGCCGGCGGTGCCTCGTCGATCGCGGCACGTTATCCGCAGGCCCTGCGCCTGTCGGGTGAGCCAAGCCGCCTTGCCTTCCCGGCACAGCGCTGCACGGCGCAAACCTCGTGGTCGTGGGACGGCGTGGTGTTCCGCTTCATCGACGTGCCGCGCGAGCGTTCGGGAAAGACCCCTGGCAACGACCGCTCGTGCGTCCTCTCGATCGAAGGCGCAGGCGGCCGCTTCCTGCTGACCGGCGACATCAGCGAACGCGCCGAGCGCCGCGTGGACGAGGATGCATGGTTATCCGAGCTGCCCACGGTGAGCACCGTGGCCCACCACGGCAGCCGTCACTCGTCGGGTGCAGGTTGGCTGGCTGCCGTCGAGCCCGTTCTCGCCGTGGCCTCCGCGGGTTACCGCAACCGGTTCGGGCATCCGCACCCGACGGTGGTGCGTCGTTTCGAAGCGGCGGGTGCGCGGATGCTGGTGACGGCGGGTAGCGGGGCGGTGCGTATCGATTTTCCGCTGCGCGGCGGGCCGAGGGTGGCCCGCGAATGGCGACTGGGCGAACGCCGCTACTGGCGGGAATAG